One genomic segment of Danio aesculapii chromosome 15, fDanAes4.1, whole genome shotgun sequence includes these proteins:
- the ndufc2 gene encoding NADH dehydrogenase [ubiquinone] 1 subunit C2 → MGLVPEEAKGLPPPGIVNRNSVWLGLLGWANAVLHNSVNRRPALKAGVHRQVLSITIGWFIGYHLTKYEKYKYAKLDRDMSEYIRHHPNEFQQKERKTFAEIVEPFHAIR, encoded by the exons ATGGGGCTCGTGCCTGAGGAAGCCAAGGGTTTGCCTCCGCCGGGGATCGTCAACAGAAATTCAGTGTGGCTCGGGCTGTTGGGCTGGGCGAACGCCGTGCTGCACAACAGCGTGAACCGACGACCTGCGCTTAAAGCCG gtGTTCATCGTCAAGTTCTGAGCATAACCATTGGGTGGTTCATTGGTTATCATctcacaaaatatgaaaagtaCAAGTATGCCAAATTGGACAGGGACATGTCAGAATACATCCGGCACCATCCTAATGAATTTCAACAGAAAG AACGGAAGACATTTGCTGAGATTGTGGAGCCTTTTCATGCCATCCGTTGA